TCCGGGTCGGGGCGTTGCGCGGCCGGTCCAGGATGTGGTGCTCGCGCTTGTCCCCGGTGATCCAGGACTCGATGAACGGATAGACCGCGATGATCATGAGGAAGACACCGAAGAGCACGAGCGGGATGAGGACGCCCAGGACGAGCGTGTGCCCCCAGATGTTGATCTCCCAGCCGGGCATGGCCCGGACCAGTCCCTCGGCGAAGCCCATGTACCAGTCGGGCTGGGCGCCGGTCGACACCTGGTCGGACCGGTACGGGCCCAGGGCCCAGATCGGGTTGACGGACGCGATGCCGGCCAGGGCGGCGATGAAGCCGAAGACCAGGAAGAAGAAGCCTCCGGCCTTGGCCATGTAGACGGGCAGCAGCGGCATGCCGACGACGTTCTTGTTGGTCCGTCCAGGACCAGCGAACTGCGTGTGCTTGTGGTAGAAGACCAGGATCAGGTGGCCGACCACCAACCCGAGCATGATGCCCGGCAGCAGCAGGATGTGGATCGAGTAGAACCGCGCGACGAAGTCGTCGCCGGGGAACTCCCCGCCGAACAGGAACATCGAGATGTACGTACCGACGATCGGGACGGACAGGATCGCGCCCTGGGTGAAGCGGACACCGGTGCCGGAGAGCAGGTCGTCCGGGAGCGAGTAGCCGGTGAACCCGGTGAACATGCCCAGGACGAACAGCAAGAAGCCGAAGAGCCAGTTGATCTCGCGCGGCTTGCGGAACGCGCCGGTGAAGAACACGCGCATCATGTGCACGAACATGCCGGCGAGGAAGATGATCGCCGCCCAGTGGTGGATCTGCCGGATGAGCAGACCGCCGCGCACGTCGAAGCTGATGTCCAGCGTGGAGGCGAAGGCCTCCGACATCAGCTGGCCCTGCAGCGGGACGTAACTGCCGTGGTACTCCACCTCGGTCATCGACGGGTGGAAGAACAGCGTCAGATACACACCCGTGAGGATGATGATGATGAAGCTGTACAGGCAGATCTCACCCAGCATGAAGGACCAGTGGTCCGGGAAGATCTTGCGCATGTTGGACTTGGCCAGGGAGTAGATCCCCAGGCGGCCGTCGGCCCAGTCGGCGACACGCTCGCCGGCCGGTGCCTTCCCGCGAGAGCGGGACTCATTGCTGGTCGTAGTGCTCATCCGCGCTCCCAGAAAGCAGGGCCGACGGGCTCTTCGAAGTCGCCGAGCGCCTCGAGGTAGCCCTCGTCGTTCACGCCGATGCGCAGCTGCGGCAGGGCGTGACCGGCGGGGCCGAAGATCACCCGGGCACCGTCGGAGAGGTCGAAGGTGGACTGGTGGCAGGGGCAGAGCACGTGGTGCGTCTGCTGCTCGTACAGGGAGATCGGGCAACCGACATGGGTGCAGATCTTCGAGTACGCGACGATGCCCTCGTGCGACCACTCGAGCTCGCGCTTGTCCTTGATGTTGTCCGGCTGGATCCGGACGATCATCAGGGCCGCCTTGGCCATCTCGTTCTGGAACTCGTGGTCGTGCTCCTCCAGGCCCTCGGGCTTGGCGAAGGTGAGGGAGCCGACCGCGACGTCGGAGGGACGCAGCGGCTCGTCGGTGTTCATGTTGACGAGCAGCTTGCCCTTGGACCACAGGGTGTGGCGGAGCTTGGTCTCGGGCAGCGGGCCGAGGTCGCGCAGCAGGACGACGCCGGAGAGCGGCACCAGGGTGAGCGCGCCGAGCATCGTGCGGCGGATCAGCTTGCGGCGGCCGATCACCGACTCCTTGGCGCCCTGCTTGAAGTCCTCGTGGACCTGCGTACGGACCTCGGTGGACGCCTCGATCGGGTGCCGCTCGTCGGCGATCTCGACATCGGACATCAGGGTGCGGGCCCAGTGGACCGCGCCCGCGCCGATGGTGAACAGCGCGATGCCGAGCGTCAGCCCGAGCGCGAAGTTCAGCGCGTTGATGTGGCCGATCGGGAAGACGTAGATCGCCTTGTCGTGCGGGATCGCCACAAACGAGGCGATGAAGCCGACGGTGGCCAGCATCGACACCGTGAACAGCAGGGCGACCGAGCGCTCGGACCGCTTGGCGGCCCGCTCGTCGATGTCCTGGATCCGGTGCTCGTGGGGCGGCAGACCGGGGTCGGCGAACGGGTGCTTCTCGTCCGCGACACTGACCGCGCCGTGTGGGGTGTCCTGCTCAGCGGGCAGGTTCTCTTCTGGAATGTCTTGGCTACTCATGACTTCTTGGCCTTTGCGGTCCGGGCGGCGACCCACACGGCGACGGCGATCAGCCCGCCGAGACCGAAGATCCAGCCGAACAGACCCTCACTGACCGGACCGAGTCCGCCCAGTTCCAGGCCACCGGGGCTCTCGGTGTCGTCGCTGTTGACCGCGTCGAGGTACGCGATGATGTCCTTCTTGTTCTGCTCCGACAGCGTGGTGTCGGGGAAGGAGGGCATGTTCTGCGGGCCGGTCTGCATGGCCTCGTAGAGGTGCTTCGGGCTGACGCCCTCGAGGCTGGGTGCGAACTTGCCGTGGGTCAGCGCACCGCCCTTGCCGGTGAAGTTGTGGCACTGCGCGCAGTTGGTGCGGAACAGGTCACCGCCCTTGGCGATGTCCGCGCCCTCGGGGCTGTACTCCGCCTCGGTCGGGACGTTCGGACCGGCGCCCAGCGAGGCGACGTACGCGGCCAGCTGGTCGATCTCGGCCTGCGAGTAGATGTTCTTCTTCTCCGGGACCTGCGCGCCAGGCTGCTGGGCCGGCATACGGCCGGTGCCCACCTGGAAGTCGACGGCCGCGGCGCCCACGCCCACGAGACTGGGACCGTCGGAGGTGCCCTGACCGCCGGTGCCGTGGCAACTGGCGCAGCCGACGGCATAGAGCTTCTTGCCCTCGTCGATGGCGAGAGACTGGGCGGTTTCATCGGCCTTCGCCTCACGGGTGGGTGCGACGGCGGTGTACACCGCCCCCGTGCACACCAGCGCGAGGAGTAGGACGACGAGCGCCGCCATTGGGTGGCGTCGTCGTGCGGAGAGCTTTTTCACGGATTACCCCGGTGTCAGGATCTTCTGCGTCGATGCTTCTGGGATGTGGAGGAGCGGGCCCGGCTACTTGATCATGTAGATCGTCGCGAAGAGGCCGATCCAGACGACATCGACGAAGTGCCAGTAGTAGGACACGACGATCGCGGCGGTCGCTTGCTCGTGGGTGAACCTCTTGGCCGCGTAGGTGCGGCCGAGCACCAGCAGGAAGGCGATCAGGCCGCCCGTCACGTGCATGCCGTGGAAGCCGGTGGTCAGGTAGAAGACCGAGCCGTACGGGTCCGACGAGAGCGAGAGGCCCTCGTGCTTGACCAGCTCGGTGTACTCGTAGATCTGACCGCCGATGAAGACCGCGCCCATGATGAACGTGACGATGAACCAGCCCCGGAGCTTCTTCACGTCACCACGCTCGGCGGCGAAGACGCCGAGCTGGCAGGTGAGGGAGGAGAGCACCAGGATCGTGGTGTTCGTCGCCGAGAACGGGAAGTTCAGGGCGGACGCCATTTCCTTCCAGTGATCGGGTCCCGTCACCGATCGCAGGGTGAAGTACATCGCGAAGAGGGCCGCGAAGAACATCAGCTCGGAACTCAACCAGATGATGGTTCCGACGCTGGTGAGGTTCGGCCGGTTGACCGACGGGTGCGCGTGCCCGGTTTTCTCTGTCGTTGCTGTCGCCACGACCGACATTATGTCGGTCGCTTATCCCGCCCTCACTCCGGGGGGTGCCGTTCGGAGTGTCTTCCCCGGTCGTACCGGTGTTGACGTGGGGTTCAAGGGAGTAGCATCCGGCCCAACGGGCCTGTCCATACGACGGCAGCTTCCAATGCGTATCGGAGGAACAATGCAGCCGACCGCCACCGTGCTGGTCTACAGCGACGACTCCAACACACGGGAGCAAGTCCGGCTCGCGACCGGGCGCAGGCCCGCTCCGGACGTCCCTGTCGTGGAGTTCGTCGAGTGTGCGACTCCGGCCGCCGTCATCAAGGAGCTGGACAAGGGCGGGATCGACGTCTGTGTCCTCGATGGCGAGGCCGTGCCGATGGGGGGCATGGGGGTGTGCCGGCAGATCAAGGACGAGGTGTTCAACTGTCCGCCGGTGCTGGTGCTGATGGGGCGGCCTCAGGATGCCTGGTTGGCGACGTGGAGTCGGGCCGAGGCGGCGGTGACCCTGCCGGTGGAGCCGGTGGAGTTCGCGGCGGCCTTGGCTTCTTTGTTGCGGGAGCGGAAGGCTCTGAGCGCCCAGTAGCCCGGATCGCCCCTGGGCACCTCAGACTGCCGTCGGCCTGAGTCTTGCCGCATCCTGCGGATTCGGGCCTTCCGGGTTGCCGGCCACCAGTGCGCTGCCGTTGCGCCAGTTCTTCCAGGCCAGGTTCCAGTCCCCGAAGCCGTTGCCGAAGGGTTCCATCGTGTTGCCGTAGCTGTTGACGACCTTGACCACGTCGCCCTCGCGGACGTTCTCGAAGAACCAGGCGGCGTTGGCGGTGCTCATGCCGGTGCAGCCGTGGCTGACGTTGGCGGAGCCCTGGGAGCCGACGGACCATGGGGCGGCGTGCACGTACTCGCCGCTCCACGTGACGCGGGTGGCGTAGTAGACGGGCAGGTCGTACGACTCCGCGGAGCCCTCGGCTATGCCGATGCTGGTGCCGCGCATCCGTACGAAGTACTCCTTGCCGAGGACGACCTTGACGCCGTTGCGGGTCTCGAAGCCGGGCTTTCCGGTGGTGACGGGGATCTGCTTGATCACCTCGTCGTTCTTGTAGACCGTCATCGAGTGCGAGGCGGCGTCGGTGACGGCGATGACGCGGTCGCCGGTGGCGATCCTGAGGGGCTTGGCCTTGCCGCCCCAGAGGCGGTCGCCGATCTTGATGCCGTCCAGGTTGCTGCGGACCTGGATGGTGGCGTGGGTGGGCCAGTACTCCTTGGGGCGGTAGTGGAGCTCCTTGTCGTTCACCCAGTGCCAGCCGCCCTCCACGGCGGGCGTGGAGTCGACCTTCAGGGCGCGCTCGACGACGGCCCGCTGTGCCTTGTCCTTGACGGGCTGGTCGAGTTCCGCGGTGATGGGCTGGCCGACGCCGTACTTGCCCGCCTTGGGGCCGAAGGTGACGCCCAGGCGCTTCTTGGTGCGGGGCTTGCCGGTGTCGAAGGTCATGATCCGGCGGCCGGGGGCGCCGTCCTCGTCCTCCGTGCTCACGCGGACCGTGTAGTGGGCGCCCGCGGCCAGCGGGGAGGTGCTGTGCCAGCGGGAGCCGTCGGCGGAGAGTTCGCCCGCCACGTAGCGTCCCGACGCGTCCACGGCCGTCACGTCCGTGATGCGCCCGTCGTCGTCCTCGGCGGTGACCTCTATGGGCTTGTCGGGGTCGGCCTTCTTTCCGTCGCCGGTGGGGCCCCTGAAGGCGACCTGGTCCGCCGCGTCGTACGGCTCGGCGGACAGCGGGTTGCCGCCGGAGCCGCAGGCGGTGACGCCCGCGCCCAGGGCGATCACCAGCAGCGTGCAGCCGACGACGGTGCGGGGTGAGGGTGCTTGGCTCATGGCTTCACGCTAGGAAACCTCGTCAAGGACGGCGCGCTGGGTAACCCGGACGGGGGACCGGGGTTACGGCAAAAGCAGGAGCCCGGACGCTCCTGACGGAGTGTCCGGGCTCCGGAGAGCTCAGCTCGTGTTACTGGGTGCGGTTCTCACCGCGGTAGTACTCGAAGACCCAGCCCCAGAGGCCGATCAGGAGGAGCGGAGCCGAGAAGTACATCAGCCACCAGCCGATCGCGACCGACAGGAAGGCGAAGGCGCCACCGATCCCGAGGGCGAGCGGCTGCCAGCTGTGCGGGCTGAAGAACCCGACCTCGCCGGCGTCGTCCGCGACATCGGCCTCCTTGTTGTCCTGCGCACCCGCGTCGACCCGCCGGGCCGTGAAGCCCAGGTAGAAGCCGATCATGATGGACAGGCCGAAGGCCAGGAAGAGCGCCGTGGTACCGGCCGGCTCCTTCGACCACACGCCATAGACGATCGCCATGGCGAGGATGAAGACGCTCAGCCAGATGAACATCCTGCCCTGGATCTTCACTTGCCGGCCTCCTTGCCGCCGTTGCCGGCCAGAGCCTTGTCACCGTGCGGCACGTTCTCGAGCTGGTCGAGAGCGGCGATCTCCGGGTGGTGCAGGTCGAACGCCGGGGATTCGCTGCGGATCCGCGGCAGGGTGAGGAAGTTGTGCCTCGGCGGCGGGCAGGAGGTCGCCCACTCCAGCGAGCGGCCGTAGCCCCACGGGTCGTCGACGCCGACCGGCTTGCCGTACTTGGCCGTCTTCCACACGTTGTAGAAGAACGGCAGGAGCGACAGGCCGAGCACGAACGAGCTGATCGTCGAGATCGTGTTCAGGGCGGTGAAGCCGTCGGCCGCGAGGTAGTCGGCGTAACGGCGCGGCATGCCCTCGGCACCCAGCCAGTGCTGGACCAGGAAGGTGCCGTGGAAGCCGATGAACAGCGTCCAGAAGGTGATCTTGCCGAGGCGTTCGTCGAGCATCTTGCCGGTGAATTTCGGCCACCAGAAGTGGAAGCCGGAGAACATCGCGAAGACGACGGTGCCGAAGACGACGTAGTGGAAGTGCGCCACCACGAAGTACGAGTCGGAGACGTGGAAGTCCATCGGGGGCGAGGCCAGGATGACGCCGGTCAGGCCACCGAAGGTGAAGGTGACCAGGAAGCCGGTGGCCCAGAGCATCGGGGTCTCGAAACTCAGGGACCCCTTCCACATGGTGCCGATCCAGTTGAAGAACTTCACGCCGGTCGGCACGGCGATGAGGAACGTCATGAAGGAGAAGAACGGCAGCAGCACACCGCCGGTGACGTACATGTGGTGCGCCCACACCGTCACGGACAGACCCGCGATCGAGATGGTCGCCGCGATCAGGCCCATGTAGCCGAACATCGGCTTGCGGGAGAAGACCGGGATGACCTCGCTGATGATGCCGAAGAACGGCAGGGCGATGATGTACACCTCTGGATGGCCGAAGAACCAGAAGAGGTGTTGCCAGAGCAAGGCTCCGCCGTTGGCTGGATCGAAGATGTGCGCGCCGAACTTGCGGTCCGCCTCCAGCGCGAACAGCGCCGCCGCCAGGACGGGGAAGGCGAGCAGGACCAGGACGGCGGTCAGCAGCACGTTCCAGGTGAAGATCGGCATGCGGAACATGGTCATGCCCGGGGCGCGCATGCAGATGATCGTGGTGATGAAGTTGACCGCGCCGAGGATGGTGCCGAAGCCGGAGAAGGCCAGACCCATGATCCACATGTCGGCGCCGATACCGGGGCTGCGGATCGCGTCGGACAGCGGGGTGTAGGCGAACCAGCCGAAGTCGGCCGCGCCCTGCGGGGTGAGGAAGCCGCCCACCGCGATCGTCGAGCCGAACAGGTACAGCCAGTAGGCGAACATGTTCAGCCGGGGGAAGGCCACGTCCGGCGCGCCGATCTGCAGCGGCATGATCCAGTTCGTGAAGCCGGCGAACAGCGGCGTCGCGAACATCAGCAGCATGATCGTGCCGTGCATCGTGAACGCCTGGTTGAACTGCTCGTTCGTCATGATCTGCAGGCCCGGGCGGGCCAGCTCGGCGCGCATGAACAGCGCCATCACGCCACCGATGACGAAGAACGCGAACGACGTGACCAGGTACAGCGTCCCGATCGTCTTGTGGTCGGTGGTCGTCAGCCACTTGACGACGACTTCACCGCGACGCTGGCGCCGGACCGGCAGCTCGTCCTGATAGTGGGACCCTGCTGCCGCGGCACCCTGGGGTTCGTTGAGGATGCTCACAGGTTGTTCGTCTCCCGGTTCTTCTCGTGGCTCGTCTGCGCGATGCCGGCGGGAATGTAACCGGTCTGCCCCTTCTTGGCGAGGTCCTTGAGGTGCTGCTCGTAGCGCTCCGGGGACACGACCTTCACGTTGAACAGCATCCGGGAGTGGTCGACGCCGCACAGCTCGGCGCACTTGCCCAGGAAGGTGCCCTCCTTGTTGGGGGTCACCTCGAAGGCGTTGGTGTGGCCCGGGATGACGTCCTGCTTCATCAGGAACGGCACCACCCAGAAGGAGTGGATGACGTCCCGCGAGGTGAGGACGAAGCGGACCGTCTTGCCCTTGGGGAGCCAGAGGGTCGGGCCGGGGTTGCCGGTCTGCGGGTTCCGCGTGCCGGGCGTGCCGACGTCGTAGACGCCGCCGGCGTTCGCCGGGAAGTCCTCCTTGAACCGGTCCGGGATCGCGTCCAGGTTCTTGTCGGTCTTCGCGTCGCCGGTGGAACCGTCGACGGGTGTGACGTAGTTGAAGCCCCAGCTCCACTGGAAGCCGACGACGTTGACCGTCACGTCCGGCTTCTTCTTGAGGCTGAGGAGCTCGGACTCGTCACGGGCCGTGAAGTAGAAGAGCACCGAGACGATGATGAGCGGGA
The nucleotide sequence above comes from Streptomyces sp. NL15-2K. Encoded proteins:
- a CDS encoding Ig-like domain-containing protein, which produces MSQAPSPRTVVGCTLLVIALGAGVTACGSGGNPLSAEPYDAADQVAFRGPTGDGKKADPDKPIEVTAEDDDGRITDVTAVDASGRYVAGELSADGSRWHSTSPLAAGAHYTVRVSTEDEDGAPGRRIMTFDTGKPRTKKRLGVTFGPKAGKYGVGQPITAELDQPVKDKAQRAVVERALKVDSTPAVEGGWHWVNDKELHYRPKEYWPTHATIQVRSNLDGIKIGDRLWGGKAKPLRIATGDRVIAVTDAASHSMTVYKNDEVIKQIPVTTGKPGFETRNGVKVVLGKEYFVRMRGTSIGIAEGSAESYDLPVYYATRVTWSGEYVHAAPWSVGSQGSANVSHGCTGMSTANAAWFFENVREGDVVKVVNSYGNTMEPFGNGFGDWNLAWKNWRNGSALVAGNPEGPNPQDAARLRPTAV
- a CDS encoding c-type cytochrome produces the protein MKKLSARRRHPMAALVVLLLALVCTGAVYTAVAPTREAKADETAQSLAIDEGKKLYAVGCASCHGTGGQGTSDGPSLVGVGAAAVDFQVGTGRMPAQQPGAQVPEKKNIYSQAEIDQLAAYVASLGAGPNVPTEAEYSPEGADIAKGGDLFRTNCAQCHNFTGKGGALTHGKFAPSLEGVSPKHLYEAMQTGPQNMPSFPDTTLSEQNKKDIIAYLDAVNSDDTESPGGLELGGLGPVSEGLFGWIFGLGGLIAVAVWVAARTAKAKKS
- the coxB gene encoding cytochrome c oxidase subunit II; translation: MSPNGSDRSPRRPMRRKLLQALTAGLVLATATGCTYEDFPRLGMPTPTTEEAPRILSLWQGSWAAALAVGVLVWGLICWSAIFHRRSRTKVEVPPQTRYNMPIEALYTVVPLIIVSVLFYFTARDESELLSLKKKPDVTVNVVGFQWSWGFNYVTPVDGSTGDAKTDKNLDAIPDRFKEDFPANAGGVYDVGTPGTRNPQTGNPGPTLWLPKGKTVRFVLTSRDVIHSFWVVPFLMKQDVIPGHTNAFEVTPNKEGTFLGKCAELCGVDHSRMLFNVKVVSPERYEQHLKDLAKKGQTGYIPAGIAQTSHEKNRETNNL
- the ctaD gene encoding cytochrome c oxidase subunit I yields the protein MSILNEPQGAAAAGSHYQDELPVRRQRRGEVVVKWLTTTDHKTIGTLYLVTSFAFFVIGGVMALFMRAELARPGLQIMTNEQFNQAFTMHGTIMLLMFATPLFAGFTNWIMPLQIGAPDVAFPRLNMFAYWLYLFGSTIAVGGFLTPQGAADFGWFAYTPLSDAIRSPGIGADMWIMGLAFSGFGTILGAVNFITTIICMRAPGMTMFRMPIFTWNVLLTAVLVLLAFPVLAAALFALEADRKFGAHIFDPANGGALLWQHLFWFFGHPEVYIIALPFFGIISEVIPVFSRKPMFGYMGLIAATISIAGLSVTVWAHHMYVTGGVLLPFFSFMTFLIAVPTGVKFFNWIGTMWKGSLSFETPMLWATGFLVTFTFGGLTGVILASPPMDFHVSDSYFVVAHFHYVVFGTVVFAMFSGFHFWWPKFTGKMLDERLGKITFWTLFIGFHGTFLVQHWLGAEGMPRRYADYLAADGFTALNTISTISSFVLGLSLLPFFYNVWKTAKYGKPVGVDDPWGYGRSLEWATSCPPPRHNFLTLPRIRSESPAFDLHHPEIAALDQLENVPHGDKALAGNGGKEAGK
- a CDS encoding response regulator transcription factor codes for the protein MQPTATVLVYSDDSNTREQVRLATGRRPAPDVPVVEFVECATPAAVIKELDKGGIDVCVLDGEAVPMGGMGVCRQIKDEVFNCPPVLVLMGRPQDAWLATWSRAEAAVTLPVEPVEFAAALASLLRERKALSAQ
- a CDS encoding cytochrome bc complex cytochrome b subunit, encoding MSTTTSNESRSRGKAPAGERVADWADGRLGIYSLAKSNMRKIFPDHWSFMLGEICLYSFIIIILTGVYLTLFFHPSMTEVEYHGSYVPLQGQLMSEAFASTLDISFDVRGGLLIRQIHHWAAIIFLAGMFVHMMRVFFTGAFRKPREINWLFGFLLFVLGMFTGFTGYSLPDDLLSGTGVRFTQGAILSVPIVGTYISMFLFGGEFPGDDFVARFYSIHILLLPGIMLGLVVGHLILVFYHKHTQFAGPGRTNKNVVGMPLLPVYMAKAGGFFFLVFGFIAALAGIASVNPIWALGPYRSDQVSTGAQPDWYMGFAEGLVRAMPGWEINIWGHTLVLGVLIPLVLFGVFLMIIAVYPFIESWITGDKREHHILDRPRNAPTRTAFGVAWVTGYMIMLIGGGNDIIATHFHLSINSVTWFVRIGFFVGPVLAFIFTKRICLGLQRRDKEKVLHGRESGIIKRLPHGEFVEIHEPLSQDQMHTLTAHEQYKPAEIGPTVDENGVERKVKRSEKVRAKLSDAYYGEESQIPKPTVEEYREITSGHGHH
- a CDS encoding cytochrome c oxidase subunit 4 is translated as MKIQGRMFIWLSVFILAMAIVYGVWSKEPAGTTALFLAFGLSIMIGFYLGFTARRVDAGAQDNKEADVADDAGEVGFFSPHSWQPLALGIGGAFAFLSVAIGWWLMYFSAPLLLIGLWGWVFEYYRGENRTQ
- a CDS encoding heme-copper oxidase subunit III; protein product: MSVVATATTEKTGHAHPSVNRPNLTSVGTIIWLSSELMFFAALFAMYFTLRSVTGPDHWKEMASALNFPFSATNTTILVLSSLTCQLGVFAAERGDVKKLRGWFIVTFIMGAVFIGGQIYEYTELVKHEGLSLSSDPYGSVFYLTTGFHGMHVTGGLIAFLLVLGRTYAAKRFTHEQATAAIVVSYYWHFVDVVWIGLFATIYMIK
- a CDS encoding Rieske 2Fe-2S domain-containing protein; translated protein: MSSQDIPEENLPAEQDTPHGAVSVADEKHPFADPGLPPHEHRIQDIDERAAKRSERSVALLFTVSMLATVGFIASFVAIPHDKAIYVFPIGHINALNFALGLTLGIALFTIGAGAVHWARTLMSDVEIADERHPIEASTEVRTQVHEDFKQGAKESVIGRRKLIRRTMLGALTLVPLSGVVLLRDLGPLPETKLRHTLWSKGKLLVNMNTDEPLRPSDVAVGSLTFAKPEGLEEHDHEFQNEMAKAALMIVRIQPDNIKDKRELEWSHEGIVAYSKICTHVGCPISLYEQQTHHVLCPCHQSTFDLSDGARVIFGPAGHALPQLRIGVNDEGYLEALGDFEEPVGPAFWERG